The Candidatus Binataceae bacterium genome has a window encoding:
- a CDS encoding acetyl-CoA hydrolase/transferase C-terminal domain-containing protein, whose product MASAARILPDWRAQLGARLVAPDEAVAHIKSGDRVTMSIAQGTPFTLCHALAARLMELEGVVVNYSAALFAFDLPGLGERFRLESFYLSPLDRKLYHEGPGEFVPLSYYRTGHLPPGLEGFNVYLMTVSPPDERGEVNFGDIQIMSKLLARKADLVIAEIDPHAVRIGGDNSMHISEIDYFVERAVEPPALKAPPPPEEERRAIDTIGAIVAKELIPDRATIQVGVGSTSGALAAHLRGHHDLGMQTEIIPIGTTHLVRDGVITGKYKKMFPGLVVGSGFAIGTPREELDYADGNPLFQLYDFNYTDDIRTIAREEGLISVNNALCVDLTGQVGSESIGHQMYTGTGGQTAFGVGASLAGGKSIIVLPSSALRGGQRLSRITPSLPPATVLTLPRTFVHYVVTEFGIATLIGRSLRERARELIAVAHPDFRAELTAEARRMYG is encoded by the coding sequence ATGGCTTCGGCAGCGAGGATTCTTCCCGACTGGCGCGCGCAGCTCGGTGCCAGGCTGGTCGCGCCCGACGAGGCGGTGGCGCACATCAAATCCGGCGACCGGGTCACGATGTCGATCGCGCAGGGGACGCCGTTCACGCTTTGCCATGCGCTCGCGGCGCGGCTGATGGAGCTCGAGGGCGTGGTCGTCAATTACAGCGCTGCGCTCTTCGCTTTTGACCTGCCCGGGCTCGGCGAGCGCTTCCGCCTGGAGTCATTCTATCTCTCGCCGCTCGACCGTAAGCTTTATCACGAGGGGCCGGGCGAGTTCGTTCCGCTCAGCTACTATCGCACGGGCCATCTGCCGCCGGGGCTGGAGGGCTTCAACGTCTACCTGATGACGGTGTCGCCGCCCGACGAGCGCGGCGAGGTCAACTTCGGCGACATCCAGATCATGTCCAAGCTGCTGGCGCGCAAGGCCGACCTGGTGATCGCCGAGATCGATCCGCACGCGGTCCGGATTGGCGGCGACAACTCGATGCACATCTCGGAGATCGACTACTTCGTCGAGCGCGCGGTCGAGCCGCCCGCGCTCAAGGCGCCGCCGCCGCCCGAAGAGGAGCGGCGCGCGATCGACACCATCGGCGCGATCGTCGCCAAAGAACTGATTCCCGACCGCGCCACGATCCAAGTCGGCGTCGGTTCGACCTCCGGCGCACTGGCAGCCCATCTTCGCGGCCATCACGACCTCGGGATGCAGACCGAGATCATCCCCATCGGCACGACCCATCTCGTACGCGACGGCGTGATCACCGGCAAGTACAAGAAGATGTTCCCCGGGCTGGTGGTCGGCAGCGGCTTTGCGATCGGCACCCCGCGCGAGGAGCTCGATTACGCCGACGGCAACCCGCTCTTCCAGCTTTACGATTTCAACTACACCGACGACATCCGGACCATCGCCCGCGAGGAAGGGCTGATTTCGGTCAACAACGCGCTGTGCGTGGATCTCACCGGCCAGGTCGGCTCCGAGTCGATCGGCCATCAGATGTACACTGGAACGGGCGGGCAGACCGCCTTCGGCGTGGGCGCCTCGCTCGCCGGCGGTAAGTCGATAATCGTGCTGCCGTCGAGCGCGCTGCGAGGCGGCCAGCGGCTCTCGCGCATCACGCCCAGTCTTCCGCCGGCGACGGTTTTGACCCTGCCGCGCACCTTCGTCCATTACGTGGTGACCGAGTTCGGCATCGCCACGCTCATCGGACGCTCGCTGCGCGAGCGGGCGCGCGAGCTTATCGCGGTCGCCCATCCGGATTTCCGCGCTGAGCTTACGGCCGAGGCGCGCCGGATGTACGGCTAG
- a CDS encoding DUF4236 domain-containing protein, translating to MGNFRFYRRMSIFPGLSVNLSKSGPSLTVGMRGAHVTVGPRGVRRTFGIPGTGIYYTSQSGYHTGVHSAHAETPLSPAQQQRAHNAAGCLALAVIVGLALLIGIALGSASRAP from the coding sequence ATGGGCAATTTCCGATTCTATCGCCGGATGAGCATCTTTCCCGGGCTCTCGGTCAATCTCTCGAAGTCAGGGCCGAGCCTGACCGTCGGCATGCGGGGCGCCCACGTCACCGTGGGCCCACGCGGCGTGCGGCGTACGTTCGGCATCCCCGGCACCGGCATCTACTATACCTCGCAAAGCGGCTACCATACGGGCGTCCATTCGGCCCATGCCGAAACGCCGCTCAGCCCCGCCCAGCAACAGCGTGCGCACAACGCCGCGGGATGCCTCGCGCTGGCCGTGATTGTCGGCCTCGCCCTGCTGATCGGAATCGCGCTCGGCTCGGCGTCGCGCGCACCGTGA
- the tadA gene encoding tRNA adenosine(34) deaminase TadA has product MFSPARSPAVMVDRERQQSLMAAALAEARRGAAEGEVPVGAVVVADRGAGAILAAAHNQPIALSDPTAHAEILAMRAAAAARGAYRLDDSALFVTLEPCVMCVGALVNARVAALYFGARDEKAGALGSVYDIGRDGRLNHRIEVYAGVAESECGALLRQFFRARR; this is encoded by the coding sequence ATGTTCTCGCCGGCGCGAAGTCCGGCGGTCATGGTCGATCGCGAGCGACAGCAATCCCTGATGGCGGCTGCATTGGCCGAAGCCCGGCGGGGAGCCGCGGAGGGCGAGGTGCCGGTCGGTGCGGTGGTCGTGGCAGACCGCGGCGCGGGAGCGATCCTGGCCGCCGCGCACAACCAGCCGATCGCGCTCAGCGATCCGACCGCACATGCGGAGATCCTCGCGATGCGGGCGGCCGCCGCCGCACGCGGCGCATACCGCTTGGATGACTCCGCGCTCTTCGTAACGCTGGAGCCGTGCGTGATGTGCGTGGGCGCGCTGGTCAATGCCCGCGTGGCGGCGCTGTACTTCGGCGCGCGCGACGAAAAGGCGGGCGCGCTCGGCTCGGTGTACGACATCGGGCGCGACGGGCGCCTCAACCATCGCATCGAGGTTTACGCCGGAGTGGCGGAATCCGAGTGCGGCGCGCTGCTGCGCCAGTTCTTCCGCGCCCGCCGCTGA
- a CDS encoding rhodanese-like domain-containing protein, whose product MKEERVEIGELTPAELKRRLERGERPLILDVREPEEVALARFPGAVHIAMGDVPSRLSELDPDRETVVVCHHGIRSAHVAMYLARLGFECVSNLSGGIDAWSAVDPDVPRY is encoded by the coding sequence GTGAAAGAGGAAAGGGTCGAGATTGGAGAGCTGACCCCGGCTGAATTGAAGCGCCGGCTGGAGCGCGGCGAGCGTCCGCTGATCCTCGATGTGCGCGAGCCCGAGGAGGTCGCGCTGGCGCGGTTTCCCGGCGCCGTGCACATTGCGATGGGCGACGTTCCGTCGCGGCTGAGCGAACTGGACCCGGACCGCGAGACTGTCGTCGTATGCCATCACGGGATTCGCAGCGCGCACGTCGCAATGTACCTGGCGCGGCTCGGCTTCGAGTGCGTGTCGAACCTAAGCGGCGGGATCGACGCCTGGTCGGCCGTCGATCCTGACGTTCCGCGCTACTGA